A genomic stretch from Neodiprion fabricii isolate iyNeoFabr1 chromosome 3, iyNeoFabr1.1, whole genome shotgun sequence includes:
- the LOC124178237 gene encoding homeobox protein 5-like, which translates to MPKVQQAGPGHKILTTHTDLHTNKHSHTTPTNSHPNYTNHNHAHDDTPTHQQTNIPHNHTPHIDTNTTTHTTLTHTTPRITAFVDTHQTQKTTDTLGPTPEIIAIIANLQAVSTLDEELQADRDKYMIRRAHQRTNTGETEASTSTHQPHITHQTVPHKTHPSNTPDTDTDTGSTTSTADTVIHIETTHTTTQETQTTDDDTDNNTDTTSLTDTDEQTQTPQPTAHTTRDTEARETAHNPKTPTQNHGEATTSHKEQGTTQKLIKTHTNESQRTKNKNLSTMDPLLTPSTVSQLDLLKILSQQQEAAREQQEATRQQQEAAARQQQQLIQLLQEQQEQRRREGEARERSETNLQDLLRTTVAALQSVHLMSGTGGPAVTPQGSRVATPVPSPVPSPVPVPVVQEIRHPGRIQDVRDSSLASCLRTPALNVLTALSEEEISDYQKLSSALELRYGNDHLTKLYTAQLQTRRQGRDEDLASLSQDIERLSRVALPDHEPSQSENLLIHVRKWYTWIVLLHLKKINLEQCLQDQEHPSRLDL; encoded by the exons ATGCCCAAAGTGCAACAGGCTGGTCCGGGGCACAAAATACTTACAACACATACAGACCTGCACACAAACAAACACAGCCACACAACACCCACCAACAGTCACCCAAACTACACGAACCACAACCACGCACACGATGACACACCCACTCACCAACAAACAAACATCCCACACAACCATACACCCCACATCGACACCAACACCACGACACACACAACCTTGACACACACTACTCCCCGCATCACCGCCTTCGTGGACACGCACCAGACTCAGAAGACCACAGACACATTGGGACCAACCCCAGAAATAATTGCCATCATCGCAAACTTACAAGCCGTAAGCACCCTGGACGAAGAACTACAAGCAGACAGAGACAAATACATGATCAGACGGGCACACCAACGTACGAACACAGGCGAGACAGAAGCCAGTACCTCTACACACCAACCACACATCACACACCAGACAGTACCACACAAAACACACCCCTCAAACACACCAGACACCGACACCGACACAGGCTCCACCACCTCCACCGCAGACACAGTCATACATATCGAAACAACACACACAACCACGCAAGAGACACAAACGACAGACGACGACACAGACAATAACACCGACACCACCTCACTCACCGACACAGACGAACAGACACAAACACCCCAACCAACCGCACACACAACACGGGAC ACGGAGGCCAGAGAAACAGCGCACAACCCAAAAACACCAACGCAGAACCACGGAGAAGCAACCACGAGCCACAAGGAACAAGGAACAACGCAGAAACTTATCAAGACCCACACCAACGAGAGCCAAcgaaccaaaaacaaaaatttaagtACAA tggaccctCTTTTAACTCCTTCAACGGTCTCTCAGCTTGATCTGCTGAAGATCTTGtcacaacaacaagaagcggCAAGAGAACAACAAGAAGCGACaagacaacaacaagaagctgCTGCTCGACAACAGCAACAACTGATCCAGCTGCTTCAAGAGCAACAGGAACAACGGAGGCGAGAAGGGGAGGCTCGAGAGCGTTCAGAAACTAATCTTCAAGACCTTCTTCGGACGACTGTGGCGGCCCTTCAATCCGTTCATCTAATGAGTGGCACTGGAGGACCGGCTGTTACACCACAAGGTTCTAGAGTCGCTactcctgttccctctcctgttccctcgCCTGTTCCTGTTCCCGTTGTTCAAGAGATCCGACATCCAGGACGAATCCAGGATGTTCGAgactcaag ccttgcctcttgtcttcggACGCCGGCTctgaatgttttaacggcattgtctgaggaagaaatttccgattacCAAAAACTTAGCTCCGCGCTTGAATTGAGATACGGAAACGATCATCTGACAAAATTGTACACAGCTCAATTACAGActagaagacaaggacgagacgaagacctcgcgtcaCTTAGCCAGGATATAGAACGGCTTTCACGTGTAGCATTGCcagatcacgagccgtctc aatccgaaaaTCTCCTCATTCACGTCAGAAAGTGGTacacttggatcgtcttgctccatttgaagaagatcaacctggaacagtGTCTTCAAGACCAGGAACATCCTTCAAGGTTAGATCTTtaa